The following coding sequences lie in one Pseudomonas monsensis genomic window:
- a CDS encoding LysE family translocator: protein MDSHSILAFTLVAAIAIASPGPATLMAINNSLAHGQRSTIWSSLGNASGLFCLSAAAMLGLGALLASSEMLFNAVKFIGAGYLFYLGVKQLLKKGPMLAQGIEGEAGKARPTRGKLYKSAFLTAVTNPKATMFFTALFPQFIDQNAALLPQFLILTAIFMALSVSSLSVYAALASRAKGVLTRPALSRWVSRVVGTTFIGFGAVILTMRRQTA from the coding sequence ATGGATTCTCACTCGATTCTGGCCTTCACCCTGGTCGCTGCGATTGCCATCGCCAGCCCAGGTCCCGCGACGTTGATGGCAATCAACAACAGCCTGGCGCATGGACAGCGCAGCACCATCTGGTCTTCGCTGGGCAATGCCAGCGGTCTGTTCTGCCTGTCGGCAGCGGCGATGCTCGGGTTGGGCGCGCTGTTGGCCAGCTCGGAAATGCTGTTCAACGCAGTGAAGTTCATCGGCGCCGGTTACCTGTTCTATCTCGGGGTCAAGCAACTGCTCAAAAAGGGCCCGATGCTGGCGCAGGGCATTGAAGGCGAGGCCGGCAAGGCTCGGCCGACCCGCGGCAAACTCTACAAATCGGCTTTCCTGACCGCCGTGACCAACCCCAAGGCCACGATGTTTTTCACCGCGTTGTTCCCACAGTTCATTGATCAGAACGCGGCGCTGCTACCGCAATTTCTGATTCTGACCGCCATCTTCATGGCGTTGTCGGTGTCGTCGCTGAGTGTCTACGCCGCATTGGCCTCGCGGGCCAAAGGCGTGCTGACCCGACCGGCGCTGTCGCGTTGGGTCAGCCGGGTGGTGGGCACGACGTTCATTGGTTTTGGTGCGGTGATTCTGACCATGCGCCGCCAGACGGCGTAA
- a CDS encoding ATPase: protein MNTLTRLVLVALLTGGAVAAAPAFADDGRSCHLQSITGSSATLQHSQTVGVLYSENTLDNLQYLERYHDMALNGAKGALDSRIREAFVDSSDPELAIDWLVNSLQQQFLSVTVYDSLDELVQAHPDIVVKLDTFNRLMTQRNSLVEARFTARFYDADLQYIGKAEGALEKQLPSAWVHHQAPPQIAAQIEKQRDLQLNALKQFDASLKALVASS, encoded by the coding sequence ATGAACACATTGACCCGACTGGTTTTGGTCGCCCTGCTGACGGGCGGAGCTGTTGCCGCTGCACCAGCGTTCGCAGACGACGGCCGGTCATGTCACTTGCAGTCCATCACCGGCAGCAGCGCCACGTTGCAGCACTCGCAAACCGTGGGCGTACTGTACAGCGAGAACACCCTGGACAATCTGCAATACCTCGAGCGCTACCACGACATGGCGCTCAACGGCGCCAAGGGTGCGCTGGACTCGCGGATTCGTGAAGCGTTCGTCGATAGCTCCGACCCGGAACTGGCGATTGACTGGCTGGTGAACTCGTTGCAGCAACAGTTTCTGTCAGTGACCGTCTACGACAGCCTCGATGAGCTGGTTCAGGCCCATCCGGACATCGTGGTGAAGCTCGACACCTTCAACCGCTTGATGACCCAACGCAACAGCCTGGTCGAGGCGCGTTTTACCGCACGCTTCTATGACGCCGACCTGCAATACATCGGCAAGGCTGAAGGCGCCTTGGAAAAACAACTGCCCTCGGCCTGGGTGCATCACCAGGCGCCGCCGCAGATCGCCGCGCAGATCGAGAAGCAGCGAGACCTGCAACTCAATGCGTTGAAACAATTCGATGCATCACTCAAGGCGCTGGTGGCTTCGAGCTGA
- a CDS encoding suppressor of fused domain protein, which translates to MHFFKKLFASRKTPVTESAPALEHTEEPYETFSYDDLSEAEKANLALREASQKCLDRHWNSVGVSESDVLGYAISPSLMGGPDWPSTRQAYRVVRRADSIILATEGMSDPFDGVEGLGNGFEMELFIETADIPEHARGATGDVYPLTRSWAFELLKHLAREVAHAGGLTHRLEKYGSMSFEIPGFSQSDYMCDQLPARFVTEDDMTGMLLGAPQADFSTQIDDMPLSPVKLVSVMLITAAELEYIRAGGQNARNDLIDRLKAAGIGHVSSLTRASVV; encoded by the coding sequence GTGCATTTTTTTAAAAAACTCTTCGCCTCACGGAAAACACCGGTCACTGAATCTGCTCCAGCACTGGAACATACAGAGGAACCCTACGAAACCTTCTCTTATGACGACCTGAGCGAGGCAGAAAAGGCCAACCTGGCCCTGCGAGAGGCCAGTCAGAAATGCCTGGACCGGCACTGGAACAGCGTCGGCGTCAGTGAAAGCGATGTCCTGGGCTACGCGATCAGCCCGAGTTTGATGGGCGGCCCGGACTGGCCATCGACCCGTCAGGCGTATCGTGTGGTGCGTCGTGCCGATTCGATCATCCTCGCTACCGAAGGCATGTCGGACCCGTTCGACGGTGTCGAAGGCCTGGGCAACGGTTTTGAAATGGAATTGTTCATCGAAACCGCAGATATTCCCGAACATGCGCGCGGTGCCACGGGCGACGTTTATCCACTGACACGCAGCTGGGCTTTCGAATTGTTGAAACACCTGGCCAGAGAAGTGGCGCACGCCGGTGGACTTACCCACCGGCTGGAGAAATACGGCTCGATGTCATTCGAAATTCCGGGCTTCAGTCAATCGGACTACATGTGCGATCAGTTGCCAGCCCGCTTCGTCACCGAGGACGACATGACCGGCATGCTGCTCGGCGCGCCGCAAGCGGATTTCTCCACACAAATCGATGACATGCCGTTATCGCCCGTCAAGCTGGTCAGTGTGATGTTGATCACCGCCGCGGAGCTGGAGTACATCCGGGCGGGCGGACAAAATGCTCGCAATGACCTGATCGACCGATTGAAGGCGGCGGGCATCGGACACGTCAGCAGCCTGACCCGCGCCAGCGTTGTCTGA
- a CDS encoding GGDEF domain-containing protein has protein sequence MPLDPPTMLTLSTALAAAAALYMAIEWRSIREPSLLFWSAGFATITVGSTLALLRSNGLLLIGIWFANGLLVTAHFLFLLGVARFTQTRLSRTWSLIFVAWLVMLLLPEGPLWSKVMLAANSLLVALSTLKASFLLRPHGKSLSVGAVQLRYVLLAHGIFYVAKALTVVIPGTLIDLAAFRGEIIQISLVEGTMAIMLIALSMTGTERYRREKQIARLAERDPLTALYNRRALEKRAPRLLTQASPECPGALLLIDIDNFKLVNDQYGHTAGDRLLIALSEMIRSLLPRHALTARLGGDEFVILLNDASGERVVELGNALREQFLGMTSQTFPTPAAVTLSIGANLFEQPPASLTALIEQGDAALYESKRGGRNRLRLTGLPTPG, from the coding sequence ATGCCGCTCGACCCACCAACGATGTTGACCCTCTCCACTGCCCTGGCAGCGGCGGCAGCGCTGTATATGGCGATCGAGTGGCGCAGCATCCGTGAACCTTCCCTGTTGTTCTGGAGCGCCGGGTTCGCCACGATTACCGTGGGTTCCACTCTGGCCCTGCTGCGCAGCAACGGCCTTTTGCTGATCGGCATCTGGTTCGCCAACGGCCTGCTGGTGACCGCGCATTTCCTGTTCCTGCTCGGCGTCGCACGCTTCACCCAGACGCGGCTGTCACGCACCTGGTCGCTGATCTTCGTCGCCTGGCTGGTCATGTTGTTACTGCCGGAGGGGCCGCTATGGTCAAAGGTCATGCTCGCGGCCAACTCGCTGCTGGTGGCGCTCTCGACCCTCAAGGCCAGTTTTCTCCTGCGCCCCCACGGCAAATCACTGAGCGTTGGCGCGGTGCAACTGCGTTACGTGCTGCTGGCTCACGGGATTTTCTATGTCGCCAAGGCGTTGACCGTGGTGATCCCCGGCACGCTGATCGATCTGGCGGCGTTTCGCGGCGAGATCATCCAGATTTCGCTGGTCGAAGGCACGATGGCGATCATGTTGATCGCTCTGTCGATGACCGGCACCGAGCGCTACCGCCGGGAAAAACAGATCGCCCGGCTGGCCGAGCGCGATCCGCTGACCGCCCTGTACAACCGCCGCGCCCTTGAAAAACGCGCACCGCGCCTGCTGACGCAAGCCTCGCCCGAATGCCCCGGCGCCCTGCTGCTGATCGACATCGACAACTTCAAACTGGTCAACGACCAGTACGGCCACACCGCCGGCGACCGATTGCTGATCGCCTTGAGCGAGATGATCCGCTCGCTGCTGCCACGCCATGCGCTGACGGCGCGACTGGGCGGCGACGAGTTCGTCATTTTGCTAAATGATGCTTCCGGCGAACGCGTCGTCGAACTGGGCAACGCCCTGCGTGAACAGTTTCTCGGCATGACTTCACAGACTTTCCCCACGCCCGCGGCGGTCACGCTGAGCATCGGCGCCAACCTGTTCGAACAGCCACCCGCCAGCCTTACCGCGCTGATCGAACAAGGCGACGCCGCACTCTACGAATCCAAACGCGGCGGGCGCAATCGCCTGCGCCTGACCGGGCTTCCCACTCCAGGATGA
- the ppk2 gene encoding polyphosphate kinase 2 produces the protein MAKDKKKAAKASERPKLNNKDYLAQLRKLHVELVKLQEWVIASGAKVCIVFEGRDGAGKGGVIKAITERVSPRVFRVVALPAPTDREKSQMHVQRYLPHLPAGGEVVIFDRSWYNRAGVERVMGFCTEEQADKFLNSIPWVEHTIVQSGVILLKYWLEVSPEEQTRRLEARINDGRKIWKLTPMDLKSYSRWYDYSRARDEMFKRSDTEHAPWLVADSNDKRRARLNIITDLLSRIPYEDVKREKVTLPKRQKPGNYEEPNYPYRRVAEPY, from the coding sequence ATGGCAAAAGACAAAAAGAAGGCCGCCAAGGCATCTGAACGTCCGAAGTTGAACAACAAGGACTACCTTGCGCAGTTGCGCAAGCTGCACGTCGAACTGGTCAAGTTGCAGGAGTGGGTCATTGCCAGCGGCGCCAAGGTCTGCATCGTGTTTGAAGGCCGCGACGGCGCCGGCAAGGGCGGGGTGATCAAGGCGATCACCGAGCGCGTCAGCCCGCGGGTCTTTCGTGTGGTGGCGCTGCCCGCGCCGACCGACCGTGAAAAGAGCCAGATGCACGTGCAGCGTTACCTGCCGCATTTACCGGCGGGTGGCGAAGTGGTGATTTTTGATCGCAGCTGGTACAACCGCGCCGGCGTCGAGCGGGTAATGGGTTTCTGCACCGAGGAACAGGCCGACAAGTTCCTCAACTCCATCCCGTGGGTGGAGCACACGATCGTCCAGTCTGGCGTGATCCTGCTCAAGTACTGGCTGGAAGTCAGCCCCGAAGAACAGACCCGCCGGCTTGAGGCGCGGATCAACGACGGGCGCAAGATCTGGAAACTGACCCCAATGGATCTCAAGTCCTACAGCCGCTGGTACGACTACTCACGAGCGCGGGACGAAATGTTCAAGCGCTCCGACACCGAACACGCACCGTGGCTGGTCGCCGATTCCAACGACAAGCGCCGGGCACGCCTGAACATCATCACCGATCTGCTCAGTCGCATTCCGTATGAAGACGTGAAGCGCGAGAAGGTGACGCTGCCCAAACGGCAGAAACCGGGCAACTACGAAGAACCGAACTATCCATACCGGCGGGTCGCAGAACCCTACTGA
- a CDS encoding OsmC domain/YcaO domain-containing protein, protein MEIKVNFLDNLRLEAKFDDFTVIADQPIRYKGDGSAPGPFDYFLASSALCAAYFVKLYCDTRNIPTENIRLSQNNIVDPENRYNQIFKIQVELPADISEKDRLGILRSIDRCTVKKVVQTGPEFVIEEVENLDADAQALLMPHAGSEAGTCIAGKDLPLEQTIANMSGILADLGMKIEIASWRNIVPNVWSLHIRDAHSPMCFTNGKGATKEGALASALGEFIERLNCNFFYNDQFWGEEIANAEFVHYPDEQWFKPGPQDELPAEILDEYTLKIYNRDGELRGSHLYDTNSGNTQRGICSLPFVRQSDNEVVYFPSNLIENLYLSNGMSAGNTLAEAQVQCLSEIFERAVKREILEGEMALPDVPQEVLEKYPSILAGIKGLEEQGFPVLVKDASLGGEFPVMCVTLMNPRTGGVFASFGAHPSLEVALERSLTELLQGRSFEGLNDLPQPTFSGQAVTEPNNFVEHFIDSSGVVSWRFFSAKPDFEFVEWDFSGDGENTNAEEAATLFGILEDMGKEVYMAVYEHIGAKACRILVPDYSEIYPVEDLIWDNTNKALQFRADILNLHNLSKVGLRNLAQGLENSEQDDYTDITTLIGIEFDDNTPWGKLTILELRLLIYLALQKFEQAKDLVEAFLQYNDNTVERGLFYQAVNVVLEMELDEDLQLEDYEANFRRMFGDERMDAAIGSVNGSVRFYGLTPTSMKLEGLDRHLRLIESYKKLHSARANVAGLTG, encoded by the coding sequence ATGGAAATCAAGGTCAATTTTCTCGACAACCTTCGACTTGAAGCCAAGTTCGACGACTTCACGGTGATCGCTGATCAGCCCATTCGCTATAAGGGCGATGGCTCGGCACCGGGGCCGTTCGACTACTTTCTGGCGTCGTCGGCGTTGTGCGCGGCTTACTTCGTGAAGTTGTACTGCGACACGCGCAACATCCCCACCGAAAACATTCGCCTGTCGCAGAACAACATCGTCGACCCGGAAAACCGCTACAACCAGATCTTCAAGATCCAGGTCGAGTTGCCGGCAGACATCTCCGAGAAGGATCGTCTGGGCATTCTGCGGTCGATCGACCGCTGCACAGTGAAGAAGGTCGTGCAGACCGGCCCCGAGTTCGTGATCGAGGAAGTCGAAAACCTCGACGCCGATGCCCAGGCCTTGCTGATGCCGCATGCGGGCTCCGAGGCCGGCACCTGCATTGCCGGCAAGGACCTGCCGCTGGAACAGACCATCGCCAACATGTCGGGCATCCTCGCCGACCTGGGCATGAAGATTGAAATCGCCTCGTGGCGCAACATCGTGCCCAATGTCTGGTCGCTGCATATCCGCGATGCGCATTCGCCGATGTGCTTCACCAACGGCAAGGGCGCGACCAAGGAAGGCGCCCTGGCGTCGGCACTGGGCGAATTCATCGAGCGCTTGAACTGCAACTTCTTCTACAACGACCAGTTCTGGGGCGAAGAGATCGCCAATGCCGAGTTCGTGCATTACCCGGACGAGCAATGGTTCAAGCCCGGCCCGCAAGACGAGCTACCGGCCGAAATCCTCGACGAATACACCCTGAAGATTTACAACCGCGATGGCGAGTTGCGCGGTTCGCACCTGTACGACACCAACTCAGGCAACACCCAGCGTGGCATCTGCTCGCTGCCGTTTGTGCGTCAGTCGGACAATGAAGTGGTGTACTTCCCGTCCAACCTCATCGAAAACCTCTACCTCAGCAACGGCATGAGCGCTGGCAACACCCTTGCCGAAGCACAGGTGCAGTGCCTGTCGGAAATCTTTGAGCGCGCGGTCAAGCGCGAAATCCTTGAAGGCGAAATGGCCCTGCCGGATGTGCCGCAGGAAGTGCTGGAGAAATACCCGAGCATCCTCGCCGGCATCAAGGGCCTGGAAGAGCAGGGCTTCCCGGTGCTGGTCAAGGATGCGTCGCTGGGCGGTGAGTTCCCGGTGATGTGCGTGACCCTGATGAACCCGCGCACCGGCGGCGTGTTTGCCTCGTTCGGCGCGCATCCGAGCCTGGAAGTGGCGCTGGAACGCAGCCTGACCGAGTTGCTGCAGGGCCGCAGTTTCGAAGGTTTGAACGACTTGCCGCAGCCGACCTTCTCCGGGCAGGCCGTGACCGAGCCGAACAACTTCGTCGAGCACTTCATCGACTCCAGCGGTGTGGTGTCGTGGCGCTTCTTCAGTGCTAAACCGGACTTCGAATTCGTCGAGTGGGACTTCTCAGGCGATGGCGAAAACACCAACGCCGAAGAAGCCGCGACCCTCTTCGGTATCCTCGAAGACATGGGCAAGGAAGTCTACATGGCCGTCTACGAGCACATCGGTGCCAAGGCCTGCCGCATTCTGGTGCCGGACTACTCGGAGATCTACCCGGTCGAAGACCTGATCTGGGACAACACCAACAAAGCCCTGCAATTTCGCGCCGACATCCTCAACCTGCACAACCTGAGCAAAGTCGGCCTGCGCAACCTCGCCCAAGGCCTGGAAAACAGCGAACAGGACGATTACACCGACATCACCACCCTGATCGGCATCGAGTTCGACGACAACACGCCGTGGGGCAAACTGACCATCCTCGAACTGCGCCTGCTGATCTACCTCGCCCTGCAGAAGTTCGAACAGGCCAAGGATCTGGTCGAAGCCTTCCTGCAGTACAACGACAACACCGTCGAACGCGGCTTGTTCTATCAAGCCGTCAACGTCGTGCTGGAGATGGAACTGGACGAGGATCTGCAGCTGGAAGACTACGAAGCCAACTTCCGCCGCATGTTCGGTGATGAGCGCATGGACGCAGCGATTGGTTCGGTCAACGGCAGCGTGCGGTTCTACGGGTTGACGCCGACCAGCATGAAGCTGGAAGGGCTGGATCGGCATTTGCGTTTGATCGAGAGCTACAAGAAGCTGCATTCGGCGCGGGCGAATGTGGCAGGTCTAACTGGATGA
- a CDS encoding PaaI family thioesterase produces the protein MSELDTPLQDLAAPEGVCYGCGDRNPHGLHIKSRWHADGVHVLAEHVPDARYCGWPDLVYGGLIAMLVDCHSNWTAMAYHYRTENREPGSLPRIDCVTGNLGIKFIKPTPMGVPLSLRAKVEGDVGRKTRVICEVYAGDVLTAVGDSVFVRVDTGALANAAHGR, from the coding sequence ATGTCTGAACTCGACACCCCCCTGCAAGACCTCGCGGCCCCCGAAGGCGTCTGCTACGGCTGCGGTGACCGCAATCCCCACGGCCTGCACATCAAAAGCCGCTGGCATGCAGACGGTGTGCACGTGCTCGCCGAACATGTGCCGGACGCCAGATACTGCGGCTGGCCGGACCTGGTCTACGGCGGATTGATTGCGATGCTGGTCGACTGCCATTCCAACTGGACGGCGATGGCCTACCACTACCGCACGGAAAACCGCGAACCCGGAAGCCTGCCGCGCATCGACTGCGTGACCGGCAACCTCGGCATCAAATTCATCAAGCCGACACCGATGGGCGTACCGCTGAGTTTGCGAGCGAAAGTCGAGGGTGACGTCGGGCGCAAGACCCGGGTGATATGCGAGGTGTATGCGGGGGATGTGCTGACTGCGGTGGGCGACTCGGTGTTTGTACGGGTGGATACGGGGGCATTGGCCAACGCGGCGCACGGTCGATAA
- a CDS encoding bifunctional diguanylate cyclase/phosphodiesterase, translated as MDISSYAAPLPPRQNAVTRRLAIAVGALFVAGVIAASVALLGIANRLDTEEISKTRFYSARALENRMTASKNYISSYANWTTAYEHLSNPVDINWAFTEQNVGKTLFTNDGYDGVFVLDRERTRYAVVRGQLLDSDVSEFLQIPAATLVEQVQGQSDLSIPVSVYSLFEGWPALVSAAAIIPNDARPLGDPRKTSVLVFVDKLTPTKLRALGSGYGLSNLTLAPDETLARDRPRVALDNTGYSLIADLEQPGQRLLWSLLPPLGVTMLVLMLLTAYFFRHALRSSQYVDQSFAVMQASNLALESANRGLEASEERFRAVAEAASDWIWEVDRALSLTYLSARFSEVTGYPQDFWLGQDIGQLLFCDTTPLELWLRALTEQTNTSDLRCTYRDHSGEQRHCRLSARPIFDQHAVVGYRGTASDITDEVAAHAQIQHLSLHDALTGLPNRNKLARYLDDALLLKEHAPALSLLMIDLDNFKPINDSLGHPAGDAVLQEVATRLRESTRDNDIVARLGGDEFVVVLNGMDSHAEIDKFCTRLIGSLHQPVVFEHHPLHIGASIGIALSRRHGYVPGDLIRYADIALYQAKSEGKNTWCYFEAHMSDQIQTRRQMENDLRHALKHNEFVLHYQPRYKVDGKQIVSVEALVRWQHPTQGLLGPDVFIALAEQTDLIVPLGRWVLREACETALAWPPDILLSVNLSPAQFAVSDVVEDVREILVETRFPASRLELEITENVMLNDTDCALTTMNALKELGVRLNMDDFGTGYSSLGYLRAYPFDGIKIDKRFIASISSGANDRAVVQAIIGLGKAMGLTVTAEGVETEEQLAILGKDQCNEVQGYFMSRPIDKVAFAQLLQMSRTDQPAHKKGRVT; from the coding sequence ATGGATATTTCCAGTTATGCGGCGCCCCTTCCACCCCGGCAAAACGCCGTGACCCGGCGCCTGGCCATCGCTGTCGGCGCGCTGTTCGTCGCCGGCGTGATCGCCGCGAGCGTTGCCTTGCTCGGCATCGCCAATCGTCTCGACACCGAAGAAATCAGCAAAACCCGGTTTTACTCGGCCCGCGCCCTGGAAAACCGCATGACCGCGTCGAAGAACTACATCTCCAGTTACGCCAACTGGACCACCGCCTATGAACATCTGAGCAACCCGGTGGATATCAACTGGGCGTTCACTGAGCAGAACGTCGGCAAAACCCTGTTCACCAATGACGGCTATGACGGCGTGTTCGTCCTCGACCGCGAGCGTACCCGGTATGCGGTGGTGCGCGGCCAATTGCTCGACAGCGACGTCTCCGAATTTCTGCAAATCCCCGCCGCAACGCTGGTCGAACAGGTGCAGGGCCAGAGCGACTTGAGCATTCCCGTCAGCGTTTACTCGTTGTTCGAAGGCTGGCCGGCGCTGGTGTCGGCGGCGGCGATCATTCCCAATGATGCGCGGCCGTTGGGCGATCCACGGAAAACCTCGGTGTTGGTGTTTGTCGACAAACTCACCCCGACCAAACTGCGCGCGCTCGGCAGCGGCTATGGCTTGAGCAATCTGACCCTCGCCCCGGATGAAACGCTGGCCCGCGACCGGCCCAGGGTGGCGCTGGACAACACCGGTTACAGCCTTATCGCCGATCTGGAGCAACCCGGTCAGCGCTTGTTGTGGTCATTGTTGCCCCCCCTCGGCGTAACCATGCTGGTGCTGATGCTGCTCACCGCGTATTTCTTTCGCCATGCGTTGCGCTCCTCGCAATATGTCGACCAAAGCTTTGCCGTGATGCAAGCCTCGAACCTCGCACTGGAAAGCGCCAATCGCGGACTGGAAGCCAGTGAGGAACGTTTTCGGGCGGTGGCGGAAGCCGCGTCGGACTGGATCTGGGAAGTCGACCGGGCGCTGTCGCTGACTTATCTATCGGCGCGGTTCAGCGAAGTGACCGGTTATCCGCAGGATTTTTGGCTAGGCCAGGACATCGGCCAACTGCTGTTCTGCGACACCACTCCGCTGGAACTGTGGCTGCGGGCACTGACCGAGCAAACCAATACCAGCGACCTGCGTTGCACCTACCGCGATCACTCCGGCGAGCAACGTCATTGCCGACTTTCCGCACGGCCGATCTTCGACCAGCACGCCGTTGTCGGGTATCGCGGCACTGCCAGTGACATCACTGACGAAGTGGCCGCCCATGCGCAGATCCAGCACCTGTCCCTGCACGATGCGCTGACCGGCCTGCCCAACCGCAACAAACTGGCGCGCTATCTGGATGACGCGCTGCTGCTCAAGGAGCACGCCCCGGCCCTGTCGCTGCTGATGATCGACCTCGACAACTTCAAGCCGATCAACGATTCACTTGGTCATCCGGCGGGCGACGCCGTGCTGCAAGAGGTCGCCACGCGTCTGCGCGAAAGCACCCGCGACAATGACATCGTCGCAAGGCTCGGTGGCGACGAGTTCGTCGTGGTGCTCAACGGCATGGACAGCCACGCTGAAATCGACAAATTCTGCACGCGCCTGATCGGCAGCCTGCATCAACCGGTGGTCTTCGAGCACCATCCGCTGCACATCGGCGCCAGCATCGGCATCGCCCTCAGCCGTCGCCACGGATACGTGCCCGGCGACCTGATCCGCTACGCCGACATCGCTCTGTATCAGGCCAAGTCCGAGGGCAAGAACACCTGGTGTTATTTCGAAGCGCACATGAGCGACCAGATCCAGACCCGCCGGCAAATGGAAAATGACCTGCGCCATGCGCTCAAACACAACGAGTTCGTCCTGCACTATCAGCCGCGCTACAAGGTCGACGGCAAGCAGATCGTCTCGGTCGAGGCACTGGTGCGCTGGCAGCACCCGACTCAGGGGTTGCTCGGACCGGATGTGTTTATTGCCCTGGCGGAACAGACCGATCTGATCGTCCCGCTTGGCCGCTGGGTCTTGCGCGAAGCCTGCGAAACCGCGCTGGCCTGGCCGCCGGACATTCTGCTGTCGGTCAACCTGTCGCCGGCGCAATTTGCCGTCAGCGACGTGGTCGAGGATGTCCGCGAAATACTGGTCGAAACCCGCTTCCCGGCCAGTCGCCTGGAACTGGAGATCACCGAAAACGTGATGCTCAACGACACCGACTGCGCGTTGACCACCATGAATGCGCTCAAGGAACTGGGCGTGCGCCTGAACATGGACGATTTCGGCACCGGCTACTCATCCCTCGGCTATCTGCGCGCCTATCCGTTCGACGGAATCAAGATCGACAAGCGTTTCATTGCCTCGATCAGCAGCGGTGCCAACGATCGCGCAGTGGTACAGGCGATCATCGGCCTGGGCAAAGCCATGGGCCTGACGGTGACCGCCGAAGGCGTCGAGACCGAGGAACAACTGGCGATACTCGGCAAGGATCAATGCAATGAAGTGCAGGGTTACTTCATGAGCCGGCCGATCGACAAAGTGGCGTTTGCGCAGCTGTTGCAAATGTCCAGAACAGACCAGCCAGCCCACAAAAAAGGCCGCGTCACCTGA